The following coding sequences lie in one Apium graveolens cultivar Ventura chromosome 3, ASM990537v1, whole genome shotgun sequence genomic window:
- the LOC141713015 gene encoding G-type lectin S-receptor-like serine/threonine-protein kinase At5g24080: MRTMLFFLLVVVVNFWDGVYAGGDIKLGSRLLAKENQSWVSDNGTFAFGFTPAASTDHRKSFQLAIWFAQLPGDPTVVWSAYLKSPVTKDAVLEFDTSGNLVLIDGEATAWSSNTSRAGVATAVMSDNGNLILYDAERNISWQSFSHPSDTILPGQPLTVSQELTSSKSPYSHAGGYYALKMLQQTTSLSLALTYNMPESSNSAPESYSNYSYWEGPEISNVTGEVVAVLNEAGSLGIVYGSSSDGAVYVYKNDNDSGGIYSAVNKSNSSPIIPRRLILESNGNIRLYRWDNDVNGSRQWVAEWAAVSNPCDIAGVCGNGICNLDRKKTNASCSCLPETTSDSKDSNNCYGNPVVIGECKPRRENSTSEYKIESVQQTNYYFSDSSVIANYSDIPTVTKCGDACLSDCNCVASVYGLNEEKAYCWILKSLEFGGYEDPSSTMFLKVYINSKGGKSDGDSMNKKTKTVVLPIVLSITALIVLLCCLLYINIHRKRSLRRALQNSMIVSGSPVNFTFRDLQSRTRNFSQLLGTGGFGSVYKGSLADETLIAVKKLDKMLPHGQREFITEVNTIGSMHHMNLVRLCGFCSEGSQRLLVYEFMKNGSLDKWIFFSYKNGERLLDWPTRFKIAVGTAQGIAYFHEQCRNRIIHCDIKPENILLDENFCPKVSDFGLAKLMGREHSQVVTMVRGTRGYLAPEWVSNRPVTVKADVYSYGMLLLEIIGGRRNFDMTCDATDFFFPGWAFKEMTNGTPTKVADRRLEGRVDEEEVTRALRVAFWCIQDDISLRPSMGEVVKMLEGADDIIIPPIPQTVSELIEEGLEHVYKAMKREFNQFSSFTITSTTHPSSHATCSYSTMSPR; this comes from the exons ATGAGGACAATGCTGTTCTTCTTGCTTGTAGTTGTAGTCAATTTTTGGGATGGTGTATATGCAGGTGGTGACATAAAATTGGGGTCGAGATTGTTGGCGAAGGAAAACCAGTCATGGGTGTCTGATAACGGAACCTTTGCGTTCGGATTCACTCCTGCTGCCTCTACTGATCATCGTAAAAGCTTCCAACTAGCGATATGGTTCGCTCAACTCCCCGGTGATCCAACTGTTGTTTGGTCAGCTTACCT AAAATCCCCAGTCACAAAAGATGCAGTCCTGGAATTCGACACCTCAGGAAACCTAGTACTGATCGATGGAGAAGCCACAGCCTGGTCATCAAACACCTCTCGAGCAGGTGTGGCAACAGCTGTCATGTCAGATAATGGAAACTTAATCCTCTACGATGCTGAACGGAACATTTCTTGGCAAAGTTTCTCACATCCATCTGACACAATTCTCCCTGGCCAACCGTTAACAGTTTCTCAGGAGCTGACATCATCAAAATCGCCATATTCTCATGCTGGTGGTTATTATGCACTAAAAATGTTACAACAAACCACATCATTAAGCCTAGCTCTTACCTACAACATGCCTGAATCATCTAATTCAGCACCAGAATCTTACTCAAATTACTCATATTGGGAAGGCCCTGAAATATCAAATGTGACTGGAGAGGTTGTAGCGGTTTTAAATGAAGCAGGAAGTTTAGGCATTGTGTACGGTTCATCATCAGATGGAGCAGTTTATGTTTACAAGAATGATAATGATTCTGGAGGTATATATTCTGCTGTAAACAAATCAAACAGTAGTCCAATAATTCCTAGGAGATTGATTCTCGAGAGTAATGGAAATATACGTTTGTATAGATGGGACAATGATGTAAATGGATCACGCCAATGGGTAGCAGAGTGGGCTGCAGTGTCAAATCCTTGTGATATTGCTGGTGTTTGTGGCAATGGGATATGTAATTTGGATAGAAAAAAGACTAAtgcttcttgttcatgcttgCCAGAGACTACTTCCGACTCAAAAGATAGCAACAATTGTTATGGAAATCCTGTGGTGATAGGAGAATGTAAACCTCGTCGTGAAAATTCGACATCTGAATATAAGATTGAATCAGTACAACAAACAAATTACTACTTTTCCGACTCATCAGTAATAGCAAATTATAGTGATATACCAACTGTGACAAAATGCGGTGATGCATGTTTATCAGATTGTAATTGTGTTGCTTCTGTGTATGGGCTGAATGAAGAGAAGGCCTATTGTTGGATTTTGAAGAGCTTGGAGTTTGGTGGATACGAGGATCCTAGTTCAACCATGTttctcaaggtttatattaatagCAAGGGAGGAAAATCAGACGGGGATTCAATGAATAAGAAAACAAAAACTGTGGTCCTTCCTATTGTTCTAAGCATAACTGCTTTGATAGTTCTTCTCTGTTGCCTACTGTATATTAACATTCACAGAAAGAGATCCCTTAGGAGAGCTCTTCAGAATTCCATGATTGTGTCGGGTTCTCCAGTGAATTTCACTTTTCGTGATCTTCAAAGCAGGACAAGAAATTTTTCCCAATTGCTGGGAACAG GTGGATTTGGTAGTGTATACAAGGGGAGCCTAGCAGATGAAACTCTGATTGCAGTAAAGAAGCTCGATAAGATGTTGCCTCACGGACAGAGGGAATTCATAACTGAAGTAAACACAATTGGTTCTATGCATCATATGAATTTGGTTCGTCTCTGTGGATTCTGTTCGGAGGGATCACAAAG GCTTCTAGTTTATGAGTTCATGAAAAATGGATCACTTGATAAGTGGATATTTTTCTCATATAAAAATGGAGAGAGACTTTTAGACTGGCCAACTCGATTTAAAATAGCAGTGGGTACTGCTCAAGGGATTGCCTATTTTCATGAGCAGTGTCGAAACAGGATAATACACTGTGACATAAAACCAGAAAATATACTGTTGGATGAGAATTTTTGCCCaaaggtatctgactttggatTAGCCAAGTTGATGGGCAGAGAGCACTCACAGGTTGTCACTATGGTGAGAGGAACCCGAGGATACCTGGCTCCTGAGTGGGTTAGCAACCGTCCTGTAACAGTAAAGGCCGATGTTTACAGTTATGGAATGCTTCTTTTGGAGATCATAGGTGGAAGAAGAAATTTCGACATGACCTGTGATGCAACGGACTTTTTCTTTCCGGGATGGGCTTTCAAG GAGATGACAAATGGGACCCCAACGAAAGTTGCAGACAGAAGACTGGAAGGAAGAGTGGACGAAGAAGAAGTAACAAGGGCACTGAGAGTTGCCTTCTGGTGCATTCAGGATGACATTTCCCTGAGGCCTTCAATGGGAGAAGTAGTAAAAATGTTGGAAGGAGCAGATGATATTATTATACCACCAATACCACAGACAGTTTCGGAGTTGATTGAAGAAGGGCTAGAACATGTATACAAGGCAATGAAAAGAGAGTTCAATCAATTCAGCTCTTTCACTATAACTAGTACTACACATCCATCATCTCATGCTACATGTAGTTATTCCACAATGTCACCCAGATAA